In a genomic window of Primulina huaijiensis isolate GDHJ02 chromosome 10, ASM1229523v2, whole genome shotgun sequence:
- the LOC140985539 gene encoding probable membrane-associated kinase regulator 6: MEDSSKPLATESFSYSWLTHQKPSSSHDLLDILTSISTEKFEQTFDFDVPVTAISALVDADEIFSDGHIKPVYPHRSTQVEASTTTTTTTTTTSVPGSPVSSINALVNKNIDFIKKWRNSYTRILHKCFGFLKPLYLTLGSSRKNIRVVDLDRKVSEIQSLSNSLELMSPRTSSDHHYNSVMDFDKSTKMDDKIEVLRNGLKRAESWRSSPQVSYPSQSWCDTENSIHEAILYCKRSIEK; encoded by the exons ATGGAAGATTCATCAAAACCTCTGGCCACCGAAAGTTTTTCTTACAGCTGGTTGACGCACCAGAAACCCTCTTCATCCCATGATCTCCTCGACATTCTTACCTCGATTTCGACCGAAAAATTCGAACAGACTTTCGATTTTGATGTTCCTGTCACAGCCATATCAGCTCTCGTTGATGCTGATGAAATATTCTCCGATGGGCACATCAAACCAGTGTATCCTCACAGATCAACGCAAGTTGAGGCCTCAACGACGACAACTACAACTACAACTACAACTTCCGTTCCCGGATCGCCCGTTTCATCAATAAATGCTCTAGTAAATAAGAACATAGATTTTATCAAAAAATGGAGGAATTCATACACAAGAATCCTTCACAAGTGTTTCGGGTTTCTGAAGCCACTCTATCTGACTTTAGGGTCTTCAAGAAAGAACATTAGGGTCGTTGATCTTGACCGAAAAGTCAGTGAGAttcaaagtttgagcaattCTCTTGAGCTCATGTCTCCACGAACCAGTTCAGATCATCATTATAATTCAGTTATGGATTTCGATAAATCCACGAAAATGGACGACAAAATTGAAGTTCTTCGAAACGGGTTGAAAAGGGCGGAAAGTTGGAGAAGTTCACCACAAGTGAGCTATCCTTCCCAGTCTTGGTGTGATACGGAGAACTCAATTCATGAAGCAATTCTCTACTGCAAAAGATCAATag AGAAATGA